The region TAATAGTCTTGAAGAGGCATTCCATGATGCATCCAAGGTTGAAGCGGATCTAAAAGAAGAGAGGTCCTACAAAGACAAAAGCAAATCATCTTCAACTTGGAACAAAGGCaaagaaaagtggaaaactTCCACTTGGGATAAGCCCAAGAGCAACACTCAAGCACCTCAAGCCAAATTTGACTACAAAGCCAAAGGTGAtgacaaggctaaaggaggtAATAATTCTAACACCAACTATAACCGACCTTCTACCATCCAATGCTTTAAGTGCCAAGGGAGAGGGCACATTGCTAGTGAGTGTCCCAACCGGAGGACTATCACTATAGTGAGGGATGGGTATCGAACCGATGATGAACATGAGGGCGGGGATGGTTGTGACGAAGAGGGAGAACGAAGTAAGTGTGAGGGTGATTCCGATGAAGAGGTTGAGATAAGGTATGAAGAAGCCTTGAATCATGCTATTGTTGCTAGAAGAGCCATGGGGGCTCTAGCTAGGGAAGAGAGCGACCAAAGGGAGAACTTATTTCATGCACGATGCAAAATTGTGGATAAGGTGTGCTCCTTAATCATTGATGGTGGAAGTTGTACGAATGCCGTTAGCCAATTTTTagttgaaagtatgaaattcCCCACCCGCAAGCACACTAATCCCTACAAACTCCAATGGTTTAATGAATGTGACGAAATGAGGGTCAACAAGCAAGCCATTATCAAATTTAGCATTGGCAAGTACAAAGATGAGATTTTGTGTGACGTGGTACCCATGCAAGCTTGCCATCTATTTCTTGGaagaccttggcaatttgatgttGATGCCCAACATAGTGGGAGAACTAACAAGTACTCATTTGTGGTCAAGGGGAAGAAGTACATTCTTAACCCACTAACCCCTTACCAAGTGAGTGAGGATTATCGGGTGATGAGGGAGCTTCGGGAGAAGCATCAAagggaagaaaaggagaagggTGAGAAGGAGACTTTGTTGGTCATAAATGGAGAAGGGACATCGCAAGATGGTTCCAAGAAATGTTTGTTGGCCAAACCAAGTAATTGTTTAAAAGGGGTTGACGAGAGACACTTGATGGTGTGTCTTTTCAACAAAGATCTTCTCCTAAATGCTAACCAAGCTACTAGCACTTTGCCTAGTAGTAtgtcttctcttttgcaggaataTGAAGCCTTGTTCCCGGAGGAGATGCCCGATGGCTTACCTCCCTTGAGAGGTATTGAGCACCAAATCGACTTTATACCGggttcccaaattcccaacaaacCGGCTTATAGGAGCAATCcggaagaaacaaaagaattgCAAAGGCAAGTGGATGAGCTCCTTAAAAAGGGGCTAGTGAAGGAGAGTCTTAGTCCGTGTACCGTTCCGGTGATTCTtgttccaaagaaagatggcactTGGAGATTGTGCATTGATTGTAGAGCCGTCAACAAAATCacggtaaagtatcgccatcccatTCCGAGGCTTGATGATATGTTGGATAAGCTTTGTGGCTCAAgtgtgttttcgaagattgatctTCGAAGTGGCTATCACCAAATTCGAATGAGCCCCGGAGATGAGTGGAAAACAGCCTTTAAAACCAATTTTGGACTCTATGAGTGGCTTGTCATGCCATTCGGACTAACCAATGCACCTAGCACATTTATGAGGTTGATGAACCATGTCTTGAAACACTTTATCAACAAGTTTGTGGTtgtttattttgatgatatcCTTGTGTATAGCAAATCAATTGAAGAGCATGTAGGCCATTTGAGGCAAGTGTTTGATGTCTTGTTGCGTGAGAGGTTGTTTGCTAACATGAAGAAATGTGCTTTTTGTGTTGATAAGGTGGTGTTCTTGGGTTTTGTGGTTAGTGCAAATGGTGTGGAGGTTGATGAAGAAAAAGTGGAATCTATTAGAACTTGGCCAACTCCTAAAAATGCAACCGATGTGAGGAGTTTCCATGGGTTGGCAAGTTTCTATAGAAGGTTTGTCAAGGGGTTTAGTACAATTGCCTCTCCCTTAAccgaattgatcaagaaagatGTTCCTTTTGTTTGGGGAGATGAGCAAGAGAAGGCgtttcaagaattgaaatccatgttgagCTCGTCACCATTGTTGCAATTACCCAATTTTGAGAAAACTTTTGAAGTTGAGTGTGATGCTTCCGGGGTTGGCATAGGTGGAGTGTTGATGCAAGAAGGCAAGCCATTGGCTTATTTTAGTGAAAAGCTAAAAGGGCGTCATTGAACTACTCTACTTAtgacaaggagttgtatgcacttgtgagggtcttgacccattggcaacattatttgtggcatAAGGAGTTTGTGATACGATCGGATCACGAATCCTTGAAACATTTGAAGGGCCAATCCAATCTCAACAAGAGGCATGCGAAATGGGTAGAATTGATTGAAGCTTTCCCTTATGTGATCCATTACAAAAAGGGGAAGGACAATGTGGTGGCGGATGCATTATCTAGAAGGTATGTCTTGCTAAACACTATGACTTCTAGGATGATGGGATTTGAAAGCCTTAAGGGATTCTATTCTCAAGATCCCGACTTTAAGGCAATTTGTGATGAGTTGACCC is a window of Lycium ferocissimum isolate CSIRO_LF1 chromosome 12, AGI_CSIRO_Lferr_CH_V1, whole genome shotgun sequence DNA encoding:
- the LOC132040912 gene encoding uncharacterized protein LOC132040912; this encodes METRWLPPTYHQDALKRLYMLKQGLKSVEAYFDEFEDLRMKSKIEEHEEYTIIRFVANMNRDISKPMRLKTYNSLEEAFHDASKVEADLKEERSYKDKSKSSSTWNKGKEKWKTSTWDKPKSNTQAPQAKFDYKAKGDDKAKGGNNSNTNYNRPSTIQCFKCQGRGHIASECPNRRTITIVRDGYRTDDEHEGGDGCDEEGERSKCEGDSDEEVEIRYEEALNHAIVARRAMGALAREESDQRENLFHARCKIVDKVCSLIIDGGSCTNAVSQFLVESMKFPTRKHTNPYKLQWFNECDEMRVNKQAIIKFSIGKYKDEILCDVVPMQACHLFLGRPWQFDVDAQHSGRTNKYSFVVKGKKYILNPLTPYQVSEDYRVMRELREKHQREEKEKGEKETLLVINGEGTSQDGSKKCLLAKPSNCLKGVDERHLMVCLFNKDLLLNANQATSTLPSSMSSLLQEYEALFPEEMPDGLPPLRGIEHQIDFIPGSQIPNKPAYRSNPEETKELQRQVDELLKKGLVKESLSPCTVPVILVPKKDGTWRLCIDCRAVNKITWLSPNSNEPRR